One segment of Megachile rotundata isolate GNS110a chromosome 6, iyMegRotu1, whole genome shotgun sequence DNA contains the following:
- the LOC100883325 gene encoding polycomb protein Sfmbt isoform X1, with product MDMQASNGMDICMNSVYASIPGLPELGMVWMGDMMVHGEPTHELMLDPRQAESPFFSHGSNPYEDIRNHQIAPTTMVRYLPPQFSNECSEPDEAMEAVDAQEIQQEYDSQSERQEMTEYLTLEDYMGDEEREQVVNNAATQTTQDNRNRKIKPIKHPGLVLKTPIAYQPHTDLNFIPIRKDGIAVCEKCGAIGVKHAFYTKERRFCSRACARSSEHTAPTADSTYSPSHSVETPATLNPISPNESKLIKNTIIKEEADVKEAIELEKEKVISEPVMPEDLPVRRKRTADMAGSYDWTPQLVEPGFCAAPVSCFKHAPISEIWDNITVGMKVEVENTDCDEVCEAFPDSFWVATVLRISGYRALLRYEGFGLNADKDFWVSLCSNDIHPVGWCATIGKPLIPPNTIANKYKDWKDFLMRRLTGARTLPTNFYNKVNDSMKSRFRCGLHLEVVDKNRISQVKVATIQKIVGKRLHVRYYDSPPEDNGFWCHEDSPLIHPVGWAKRVGQTLDAYPEYLERVSKSKLCEDDATEDLFYVPKNHHLHLGYTFREGMKIEAIDPLNLSAICAATVMQVLKEDYIMIRIDSYDEDASGADWFCYHSCSPCIFPIGFCSQHGLPLTPPKGYDPTTFTWDAYLTETNTIPAPVQLFNREIPQHGFIEGMRLEAADLMDPRLVCVATITRVIGRLLRVHFDGWEDEYDQWLDCQSPDIYPVGWCDLVDHKLEGPRVLNKNTSPTVKSPRGLKRKAKRKLKKSSKVSCAKNILPRHSERISMAREREREVEPAQGIKIERERDLESLPEQRNREPEPAEEPAGPDQTLPSPTTGQGQALNDTQSEIQNPPPPKERTATTYVNVTSATNKYIPRLADGVQKSSESGDLVPSEWNVFDVAQFLRVNDCATYCDNFSKRKIDGKTLLTLTKDQIIDLTGFKVGPSLKIYDLIQQLKIKVNPAQERLKLGLKKLL from the exons ATGGACATGCAAGCTTCTAATG GAATGGATATTTGTATGAATTCAGTGTATGCTTCCATCCCTGGATTACCGGAATTAGGGATGGTATGGATGGGAGATATGATGGTACATGGAGAACCTACACACGAACTTATGTTGGATCCGCGTCAAGCAGAAAGTCCATTTTTCTCTCATGGCTCAAATCCATACGAAGATATTAGAAACCATCAAATTGCACCTACTACTATGGTACGGTATCTACCACCTCAGTTTTCTAACGAGTGTTCTGAGCCTGATGAAGCAATGGAAGCTGTTGATGCCCAGGAAATACAACAA GAATATGATTCACAGTCTGAAAGACAAGAAATGACCGAATATTTAACATTAGAAGATTACATGGGCGATGAAGAAAGGGAACAAGTTGTAAACAATGCAGCAACCCAAACTACTCAAGACAATCGTAATAGGAAAATAAAACCTATAAAACATCCTGGGCTTGTTTTAAAAACACCAATCGCGTATCAACCTCATAcagatttaaattttattcctATTCGTAAAGATGGTATAG CGGTTTGTGAGAAATGTGGTGCTATTGGTGTAAAACATGCATTTTACACAAAGGAACGTAGATTCTGTAGTAGAGCATGTGCAAGATCTTCAGAACATACTGCTCCTACTGCTGATTCTACTTACAGTCCATCTCATTCGGTAGAAACACCTGCAACTTTAaacccaatttctccaaatgaatcgaaattaataaaaaat accATAATAAAAGAAGAAGCAGACGTGAAAGAAGCAATTGaactagaaaaagaaaaagttatATCTGAGCCAGTGATGCCAGAAGATTTACCTGTAAGAAGAAAGAGAACAGCTGATATGGCAGGTTCTTATGATTGGACCCCACAATTAGTTGAACCTGGATTTTGTGCTGCACCAGTATCCTGTTTTAAACAT GCACCCATTTCAGAAATATGGGATAATATAACAGTCGGAATGAAAGTAGAAGTGGAAAATACAGATTGCGATGAAGTATGCGAGGCTTTTCCAGATTCGTTTTGGGTGGCTACTGTATTACGTATATCGGGGTACAGGGCCTTATTAAGGTACGAAGGTTTCGGTCTTAATGCCGACAAAGATTTCTGGGTATCTCTGTGCTCGAATGATATACATCCAGTAGGTTGGTGTGCAACTATTGGAAAACCACTCATTCCACCTAATA CAATTGCTAACAAGTACAAAGACTGGAAGGATTTTCTAATGAGACGATTGACAGGAGCAAGAACGCTGCcaactaatttttataataaagttaATGATAGTATGAAATCGCGTTTTAGATGTGGACTTCATTTGGAAGTAGTAGATAAAAATAGAATCTCGCAGGTAAAAGTAGCAACGATACAGAAAATTGTGGGTAAACGTTTGCACGTAAGATACTATGATTCACCACCCGAAGACAATGGCTTTTGGTGCCACGAAGATTCTCCTCTTATACATCCCGTTGGTTGGGCCAAGAGGGTAGGACAGACGTTGGATGCATATCCAGAATATTTGGAACGCGTATCGAAATCAAAATTATGCGAAGACGATGCAACGGAAGATCTTTTTTATGTGCCAAAGAATCATCATTTACATCTTGGATACACATTTCGAGAAGGAATGAAAATAGAAGCCATTGATCCCCTTAATCTCTCTGCCATATGTGCAGCAACAGTTATGCAAGTTTTAAAAGAGGATTATATAATGATTCGTATAGATAGTTATGACGAAGATGCAAGTGGTGCTGATTGGTTTTGTTATCATTCATGTTCACCATGTATTTTCCCAATTGGTTTCTGTTCACAACATGGCTTACCACTTACACCACCAAAGGGATACGATCCAACCACATTTACGTGGGATGCATATTTAACagagacaaatactatacctgcTCCAGTGCAGTTATTTAATAGG GAAATACCTCAACATGGATTTATCGAAGGAATGAGGCTAGAAGCTGCTGATTTAATGGATCCTAGATTAGTTTGTGTTGCTACTATTACTAGGGTAATTGGAAGGTTATTAAGAGTACACTTTGATGGTTGGGAAGATGAATATGATCAATGGCTCGATTGTCAGAGCCCTGACATTTATCCAGTTGGATGGTGTGACCTCGTTGATCATAAACTAGAAGGGCCCCGTGTACTCAATAAAAACACTAGTCCTActg tAAAATCACCAAGAGGCCTTAAACGTAAAGCTAAgcgaaaattgaagaaaagCAGTAAAGTTTCCTGCGCAAAAAACATTCTACCTCGTCACAGTGAACGTATTAGCATGGCTCGTGAACGTGAACGAGAAGTAGAGCCTGCCCAGGGAATAAAAATTGAGAGAGAACGCGACTTAGAAAGTTTACCGGAACAAAGAAATAGGGAACCAGAGCCAGCAGAAGAACCAGCTGGTCCTGATCAAACTTTGCCTAGTCCTACTACCGGACAGGGTCAAGCATTAAATGATACCCAAAGTGAAATACAAAACCCTCCACCACCAAAAGAAAGAACTGCAACAACATATGTTAAT GTAACATCTGCCACTAATAAGTACATCCCAAGGTTAGCAGATGGTGTTCAAAAAAGTTCTGAATCTGGTGATTTAGTGCCATCTGAATGGAATGTGTTTGATGTTGCACAATTTCTCCGTGTTAATGATTGTGCAACGTACTGCGATAACTTTAGTAAACGTAAAATAGACGGGAAGACTTTGTTGACCCTCACTAAGGACCAAATAATCGACCTTACAGGTTTTAAAGTTGGCCcttctttaaaaatatatgatcTAATTCAACAATTGAAAATCAAAGTGAATCCAGCTCAGGAAAGGTTGAAATTAGGATTGAAAAagttattataa
- the LOC100883325 gene encoding polycomb protein Sfmbt isoform X3, whose amino-acid sequence MDMQASNVYASIPGLPELGMVWMGDMMVHGEPTHELMLDPRQAESPFFSHGSNPYEDIRNHQIAPTTMVRYLPPQFSNECSEPDEAMEAVDAQEIQQEYDSQSERQEMTEYLTLEDYMGDEEREQVVNNAATQTTQDNRNRKIKPIKHPGLVLKTPIAYQPHTDLNFIPIRKDGIAVCEKCGAIGVKHAFYTKERRFCSRACARSSEHTAPTADSTYSPSHSVETPATLNPISPNESKLIKNTIIKEEADVKEAIELEKEKVISEPVMPEDLPVRRKRTADMAGSYDWTPQLVEPGFCAAPVSCFKHAPISEIWDNITVGMKVEVENTDCDEVCEAFPDSFWVATVLRISGYRALLRYEGFGLNADKDFWVSLCSNDIHPVGWCATIGKPLIPPNTIANKYKDWKDFLMRRLTGARTLPTNFYNKVNDSMKSRFRCGLHLEVVDKNRISQVKVATIQKIVGKRLHVRYYDSPPEDNGFWCHEDSPLIHPVGWAKRVGQTLDAYPEYLERVSKSKLCEDDATEDLFYVPKNHHLHLGYTFREGMKIEAIDPLNLSAICAATVMQVLKEDYIMIRIDSYDEDASGADWFCYHSCSPCIFPIGFCSQHGLPLTPPKGYDPTTFTWDAYLTETNTIPAPVQLFNREIPQHGFIEGMRLEAADLMDPRLVCVATITRVIGRLLRVHFDGWEDEYDQWLDCQSPDIYPVGWCDLVDHKLEGPRVLNKNTSPTVKSPRGLKRKAKRKLKKSSKVSCAKNILPRHSERISMAREREREVEPAQGIKIERERDLESLPEQRNREPEPAEEPAGPDQTLPSPTTGQGQALNDTQSEIQNPPPPKERTATTYVNVTSATNKYIPRLADGVQKSSESGDLVPSEWNVFDVAQFLRVNDCATYCDNFSKRKIDGKTLLTLTKDQIIDLTGFKVGPSLKIYDLIQQLKIKVNPAQERLKLGLKKLL is encoded by the exons ATGGACATGCAAGCTTCTAATG TGTATGCTTCCATCCCTGGATTACCGGAATTAGGGATGGTATGGATGGGAGATATGATGGTACATGGAGAACCTACACACGAACTTATGTTGGATCCGCGTCAAGCAGAAAGTCCATTTTTCTCTCATGGCTCAAATCCATACGAAGATATTAGAAACCATCAAATTGCACCTACTACTATGGTACGGTATCTACCACCTCAGTTTTCTAACGAGTGTTCTGAGCCTGATGAAGCAATGGAAGCTGTTGATGCCCAGGAAATACAACAA GAATATGATTCACAGTCTGAAAGACAAGAAATGACCGAATATTTAACATTAGAAGATTACATGGGCGATGAAGAAAGGGAACAAGTTGTAAACAATGCAGCAACCCAAACTACTCAAGACAATCGTAATAGGAAAATAAAACCTATAAAACATCCTGGGCTTGTTTTAAAAACACCAATCGCGTATCAACCTCATAcagatttaaattttattcctATTCGTAAAGATGGTATAG CGGTTTGTGAGAAATGTGGTGCTATTGGTGTAAAACATGCATTTTACACAAAGGAACGTAGATTCTGTAGTAGAGCATGTGCAAGATCTTCAGAACATACTGCTCCTACTGCTGATTCTACTTACAGTCCATCTCATTCGGTAGAAACACCTGCAACTTTAaacccaatttctccaaatgaatcgaaattaataaaaaat accATAATAAAAGAAGAAGCAGACGTGAAAGAAGCAATTGaactagaaaaagaaaaagttatATCTGAGCCAGTGATGCCAGAAGATTTACCTGTAAGAAGAAAGAGAACAGCTGATATGGCAGGTTCTTATGATTGGACCCCACAATTAGTTGAACCTGGATTTTGTGCTGCACCAGTATCCTGTTTTAAACAT GCACCCATTTCAGAAATATGGGATAATATAACAGTCGGAATGAAAGTAGAAGTGGAAAATACAGATTGCGATGAAGTATGCGAGGCTTTTCCAGATTCGTTTTGGGTGGCTACTGTATTACGTATATCGGGGTACAGGGCCTTATTAAGGTACGAAGGTTTCGGTCTTAATGCCGACAAAGATTTCTGGGTATCTCTGTGCTCGAATGATATACATCCAGTAGGTTGGTGTGCAACTATTGGAAAACCACTCATTCCACCTAATA CAATTGCTAACAAGTACAAAGACTGGAAGGATTTTCTAATGAGACGATTGACAGGAGCAAGAACGCTGCcaactaatttttataataaagttaATGATAGTATGAAATCGCGTTTTAGATGTGGACTTCATTTGGAAGTAGTAGATAAAAATAGAATCTCGCAGGTAAAAGTAGCAACGATACAGAAAATTGTGGGTAAACGTTTGCACGTAAGATACTATGATTCACCACCCGAAGACAATGGCTTTTGGTGCCACGAAGATTCTCCTCTTATACATCCCGTTGGTTGGGCCAAGAGGGTAGGACAGACGTTGGATGCATATCCAGAATATTTGGAACGCGTATCGAAATCAAAATTATGCGAAGACGATGCAACGGAAGATCTTTTTTATGTGCCAAAGAATCATCATTTACATCTTGGATACACATTTCGAGAAGGAATGAAAATAGAAGCCATTGATCCCCTTAATCTCTCTGCCATATGTGCAGCAACAGTTATGCAAGTTTTAAAAGAGGATTATATAATGATTCGTATAGATAGTTATGACGAAGATGCAAGTGGTGCTGATTGGTTTTGTTATCATTCATGTTCACCATGTATTTTCCCAATTGGTTTCTGTTCACAACATGGCTTACCACTTACACCACCAAAGGGATACGATCCAACCACATTTACGTGGGATGCATATTTAACagagacaaatactatacctgcTCCAGTGCAGTTATTTAATAGG GAAATACCTCAACATGGATTTATCGAAGGAATGAGGCTAGAAGCTGCTGATTTAATGGATCCTAGATTAGTTTGTGTTGCTACTATTACTAGGGTAATTGGAAGGTTATTAAGAGTACACTTTGATGGTTGGGAAGATGAATATGATCAATGGCTCGATTGTCAGAGCCCTGACATTTATCCAGTTGGATGGTGTGACCTCGTTGATCATAAACTAGAAGGGCCCCGTGTACTCAATAAAAACACTAGTCCTActg tAAAATCACCAAGAGGCCTTAAACGTAAAGCTAAgcgaaaattgaagaaaagCAGTAAAGTTTCCTGCGCAAAAAACATTCTACCTCGTCACAGTGAACGTATTAGCATGGCTCGTGAACGTGAACGAGAAGTAGAGCCTGCCCAGGGAATAAAAATTGAGAGAGAACGCGACTTAGAAAGTTTACCGGAACAAAGAAATAGGGAACCAGAGCCAGCAGAAGAACCAGCTGGTCCTGATCAAACTTTGCCTAGTCCTACTACCGGACAGGGTCAAGCATTAAATGATACCCAAAGTGAAATACAAAACCCTCCACCACCAAAAGAAAGAACTGCAACAACATATGTTAAT GTAACATCTGCCACTAATAAGTACATCCCAAGGTTAGCAGATGGTGTTCAAAAAAGTTCTGAATCTGGTGATTTAGTGCCATCTGAATGGAATGTGTTTGATGTTGCACAATTTCTCCGTGTTAATGATTGTGCAACGTACTGCGATAACTTTAGTAAACGTAAAATAGACGGGAAGACTTTGTTGACCCTCACTAAGGACCAAATAATCGACCTTACAGGTTTTAAAGTTGGCCcttctttaaaaatatatgatcTAATTCAACAATTGAAAATCAAAGTGAATCCAGCTCAGGAAAGGTTGAAATTAGGATTGAAAAagttattataa
- the LOC100883325 gene encoding polycomb protein Sfmbt isoform X2 → MFPSGKGMDICMNSVYASIPGLPELGMVWMGDMMVHGEPTHELMLDPRQAESPFFSHGSNPYEDIRNHQIAPTTMVRYLPPQFSNECSEPDEAMEAVDAQEIQQEYDSQSERQEMTEYLTLEDYMGDEEREQVVNNAATQTTQDNRNRKIKPIKHPGLVLKTPIAYQPHTDLNFIPIRKDGIAVCEKCGAIGVKHAFYTKERRFCSRACARSSEHTAPTADSTYSPSHSVETPATLNPISPNESKLIKNTIIKEEADVKEAIELEKEKVISEPVMPEDLPVRRKRTADMAGSYDWTPQLVEPGFCAAPVSCFKHAPISEIWDNITVGMKVEVENTDCDEVCEAFPDSFWVATVLRISGYRALLRYEGFGLNADKDFWVSLCSNDIHPVGWCATIGKPLIPPNTIANKYKDWKDFLMRRLTGARTLPTNFYNKVNDSMKSRFRCGLHLEVVDKNRISQVKVATIQKIVGKRLHVRYYDSPPEDNGFWCHEDSPLIHPVGWAKRVGQTLDAYPEYLERVSKSKLCEDDATEDLFYVPKNHHLHLGYTFREGMKIEAIDPLNLSAICAATVMQVLKEDYIMIRIDSYDEDASGADWFCYHSCSPCIFPIGFCSQHGLPLTPPKGYDPTTFTWDAYLTETNTIPAPVQLFNREIPQHGFIEGMRLEAADLMDPRLVCVATITRVIGRLLRVHFDGWEDEYDQWLDCQSPDIYPVGWCDLVDHKLEGPRVLNKNTSPTVKSPRGLKRKAKRKLKKSSKVSCAKNILPRHSERISMAREREREVEPAQGIKIERERDLESLPEQRNREPEPAEEPAGPDQTLPSPTTGQGQALNDTQSEIQNPPPPKERTATTYVNVTSATNKYIPRLADGVQKSSESGDLVPSEWNVFDVAQFLRVNDCATYCDNFSKRKIDGKTLLTLTKDQIIDLTGFKVGPSLKIYDLIQQLKIKVNPAQERLKLGLKKLL, encoded by the exons ATGTTTCCTAGTGGAAAAG GAATGGATATTTGTATGAATTCAGTGTATGCTTCCATCCCTGGATTACCGGAATTAGGGATGGTATGGATGGGAGATATGATGGTACATGGAGAACCTACACACGAACTTATGTTGGATCCGCGTCAAGCAGAAAGTCCATTTTTCTCTCATGGCTCAAATCCATACGAAGATATTAGAAACCATCAAATTGCACCTACTACTATGGTACGGTATCTACCACCTCAGTTTTCTAACGAGTGTTCTGAGCCTGATGAAGCAATGGAAGCTGTTGATGCCCAGGAAATACAACAA GAATATGATTCACAGTCTGAAAGACAAGAAATGACCGAATATTTAACATTAGAAGATTACATGGGCGATGAAGAAAGGGAACAAGTTGTAAACAATGCAGCAACCCAAACTACTCAAGACAATCGTAATAGGAAAATAAAACCTATAAAACATCCTGGGCTTGTTTTAAAAACACCAATCGCGTATCAACCTCATAcagatttaaattttattcctATTCGTAAAGATGGTATAG CGGTTTGTGAGAAATGTGGTGCTATTGGTGTAAAACATGCATTTTACACAAAGGAACGTAGATTCTGTAGTAGAGCATGTGCAAGATCTTCAGAACATACTGCTCCTACTGCTGATTCTACTTACAGTCCATCTCATTCGGTAGAAACACCTGCAACTTTAaacccaatttctccaaatgaatcgaaattaataaaaaat accATAATAAAAGAAGAAGCAGACGTGAAAGAAGCAATTGaactagaaaaagaaaaagttatATCTGAGCCAGTGATGCCAGAAGATTTACCTGTAAGAAGAAAGAGAACAGCTGATATGGCAGGTTCTTATGATTGGACCCCACAATTAGTTGAACCTGGATTTTGTGCTGCACCAGTATCCTGTTTTAAACAT GCACCCATTTCAGAAATATGGGATAATATAACAGTCGGAATGAAAGTAGAAGTGGAAAATACAGATTGCGATGAAGTATGCGAGGCTTTTCCAGATTCGTTTTGGGTGGCTACTGTATTACGTATATCGGGGTACAGGGCCTTATTAAGGTACGAAGGTTTCGGTCTTAATGCCGACAAAGATTTCTGGGTATCTCTGTGCTCGAATGATATACATCCAGTAGGTTGGTGTGCAACTATTGGAAAACCACTCATTCCACCTAATA CAATTGCTAACAAGTACAAAGACTGGAAGGATTTTCTAATGAGACGATTGACAGGAGCAAGAACGCTGCcaactaatttttataataaagttaATGATAGTATGAAATCGCGTTTTAGATGTGGACTTCATTTGGAAGTAGTAGATAAAAATAGAATCTCGCAGGTAAAAGTAGCAACGATACAGAAAATTGTGGGTAAACGTTTGCACGTAAGATACTATGATTCACCACCCGAAGACAATGGCTTTTGGTGCCACGAAGATTCTCCTCTTATACATCCCGTTGGTTGGGCCAAGAGGGTAGGACAGACGTTGGATGCATATCCAGAATATTTGGAACGCGTATCGAAATCAAAATTATGCGAAGACGATGCAACGGAAGATCTTTTTTATGTGCCAAAGAATCATCATTTACATCTTGGATACACATTTCGAGAAGGAATGAAAATAGAAGCCATTGATCCCCTTAATCTCTCTGCCATATGTGCAGCAACAGTTATGCAAGTTTTAAAAGAGGATTATATAATGATTCGTATAGATAGTTATGACGAAGATGCAAGTGGTGCTGATTGGTTTTGTTATCATTCATGTTCACCATGTATTTTCCCAATTGGTTTCTGTTCACAACATGGCTTACCACTTACACCACCAAAGGGATACGATCCAACCACATTTACGTGGGATGCATATTTAACagagacaaatactatacctgcTCCAGTGCAGTTATTTAATAGG GAAATACCTCAACATGGATTTATCGAAGGAATGAGGCTAGAAGCTGCTGATTTAATGGATCCTAGATTAGTTTGTGTTGCTACTATTACTAGGGTAATTGGAAGGTTATTAAGAGTACACTTTGATGGTTGGGAAGATGAATATGATCAATGGCTCGATTGTCAGAGCCCTGACATTTATCCAGTTGGATGGTGTGACCTCGTTGATCATAAACTAGAAGGGCCCCGTGTACTCAATAAAAACACTAGTCCTActg tAAAATCACCAAGAGGCCTTAAACGTAAAGCTAAgcgaaaattgaagaaaagCAGTAAAGTTTCCTGCGCAAAAAACATTCTACCTCGTCACAGTGAACGTATTAGCATGGCTCGTGAACGTGAACGAGAAGTAGAGCCTGCCCAGGGAATAAAAATTGAGAGAGAACGCGACTTAGAAAGTTTACCGGAACAAAGAAATAGGGAACCAGAGCCAGCAGAAGAACCAGCTGGTCCTGATCAAACTTTGCCTAGTCCTACTACCGGACAGGGTCAAGCATTAAATGATACCCAAAGTGAAATACAAAACCCTCCACCACCAAAAGAAAGAACTGCAACAACATATGTTAAT GTAACATCTGCCACTAATAAGTACATCCCAAGGTTAGCAGATGGTGTTCAAAAAAGTTCTGAATCTGGTGATTTAGTGCCATCTGAATGGAATGTGTTTGATGTTGCACAATTTCTCCGTGTTAATGATTGTGCAACGTACTGCGATAACTTTAGTAAACGTAAAATAGACGGGAAGACTTTGTTGACCCTCACTAAGGACCAAATAATCGACCTTACAGGTTTTAAAGTTGGCCcttctttaaaaatatatgatcTAATTCAACAATTGAAAATCAAAGTGAATCCAGCTCAGGAAAGGTTGAAATTAGGATTGAAAAagttattataa